From a single Lactococcus carnosus genomic region:
- a CDS encoding Rgg/GadR/MutR family transcriptional regulator, with the protein MRLEHFNYEAVNIQEIFRELRKARGYTQADISDDILSRSLISKFENGTSMLSADKLFHAIANLNMTPNEFYNILNTYNPTRMEKLYSTLNQIRFSGLQGVKKAEGFIIEGTEDKFQILSNIMIKSVLQDITGNQYVSKEEEYIVEKYLGGIEDWTEFEVKLLYYVSPILDDDNRRWFGEILLEKTKKIYDGSYKRLCMMALMSLYDSVLDNQNLSDAQFFRNQISKFNFYGDLVAIINFQVLNDFHDYISERTKKTL; encoded by the coding sequence ATGAGATTAGAACATTTTAATTACGAAGCAGTTAATATTCAAGAAATTTTTAGAGAATTGCGGAAAGCACGAGGTTATACACAAGCTGATATTAGCGATGATATATTATCTAGATCCTTAATTTCTAAATTTGAAAATGGGACAAGCATGTTATCCGCGGATAAACTTTTTCATGCTATCGCTAATTTGAATATGACACCAAATGAGTTTTATAATATCTTGAATACTTATAACCCAACTCGTATGGAAAAACTTTATAGTACATTAAATCAAATTCGCTTCTCTGGTCTTCAAGGTGTTAAAAAAGCAGAAGGATTTATCATAGAAGGAACAGAAGATAAATTTCAAATTTTATCGAATATTATGATTAAAAGTGTATTACAAGATATAACAGGAAATCAATATGTTTCAAAAGAAGAAGAATATATTGTAGAAAAATATTTAGGAGGCATAGAAGATTGGACAGAGTTTGAAGTTAAGTTACTTTACTATGTTTCACCAATTTTAGATGATGATAACCGTCGTTGGTTTGGTGAAATTCTTTTGGAGAAAACAAAAAAGATTTATGATGGTTCCTATAAGCGCTTATGTATGATGGCTTTAATGAGTTTGTATGATAGTGTGCTTGATAATCAAAATTTAAGTGATGCTCAGTTTTTTAGGAATCAAATCTCGAAATTTAATTTTTATGGAGATCTAGTTGCAATAATAAATTTTCAAGTATTAAATGATTTTCACGATTATATTAGTGAAAGAACAAAAAAAACCTTATAA